A DNA window from Brassica napus cultivar Da-Ae chromosome A4, Da-Ae, whole genome shotgun sequence contains the following coding sequences:
- the LOC125575086 gene encoding uncharacterized protein LOC125575086 isoform X1, protein MGVKVAYTSPFLQWAAHSSSPSKRRHNAPFPSCQRLNRSALFGTHRSKSCELWQPPTPTRTHSIRRVSTASLDPFSDEEFSKKIQELTLRFHDEREQQQQPPWHEIEMKANSVDLPLSIRIIKKKRKWEEGVKKSKAFSSMSKAFSSMVFMIRELQSFTLHMREVLFYEDLQGILLRVREEMHASFVWLFQQVFSATPTLMVYVMILLANFTVYSISTNSALAAATAPPQITTVTELTTDSSVVKTFFVSSPNGNTASVGGNNNGGGGNVRPVLNGADGDDGSEQFKTIIPEGVSSTLGSTTTESEETSVSGQDELRLWNSVVEEAEEMQFSNTDSALLDHETRKRFVSPLDARVEEADGEIDYFRTELLYQTGLSQEPNNPLLLANYAQFLYIVSNDYDRAEEYFKRAVGVEPKDAEALSKYATFLWRARDDLWAAEETFLEAIDADPTNSFYAANYANFLWNTGGDETCFPLDESQEDIM, encoded by the exons ATGGGAGTGAAAGTAGCATACACTTCGCCCTTCCTTCAATGGGCGGCTCattcttcatctccttcaaaACGACGTCACAACGCACCGTTTCCATCCTGTCAGAGACTGAACCGCTCAGCTCTCTTCGGAACTCATCGCTCCAAGTCCTGCGAGCTTTGGCAACCACCCACCCCCACAAGGACTCATTCGATTCGCAGAGTCTCTACCGCAAGCCTAGATCCCTTCTCCGACGAAGAGTTCTCCAAAAAGATCCAAGAGCTCACTCTCAGGTTCCACGACGAgagagaacaacaacaacaaccgccATGGCACGAGATCGAGATGAAAGCGAACAGCGTCGACCTTCCTCTCTCGATTCGTATAATAAAGAAGAAGCGAAAATGGGAGGAAGGAGTCAAGAAGAGCAAGGCCTTCTCCTCGATGAGCAAAGCCTTCTCCTCGATGGTGTTCATGATCCGAGAGCTCCAGAGCTTCACGCTGCATATGAGAGAGGTTCTCTTCTACGAAGACTTGCAAGGGATCTTGCTTAGAGTTAGAGAAGAGATGCACGCTTCCTTCGTTTGGCTGTTCCAGCAAGTCTTCTCCGCCACGCCTACCTTGATGGTCTACGTGATGATACTCCTCGCAAACTTCACTGTTTATTCTATCAGTACCAACTCTGCTTTAGCCGCAGCCACCGCTCCTCCTCAGATCACCACCGTAACAGAGCTAACAACCGATTCGTCGGTTGTCAAAACGTTCTTTGTATCGTCTCCCAACGGGAACACAGCTTCCGTCGGCGGCAACAACAATGGCGGCGGCGGGAACGTCCGGCCGGTGTTAAACGGAGCAGATGGTGATGATGGATCAGAACAGTTTAAGACAATCATACCCGAAGGAGTCTCGTCAACGCTCGGGTCAACGACAACAGAGTCAGAGGAGACATCAGTGTCGGGACAAGACGAACTCAGGCTGTGGAATTCGGTTGTGGAGGAAGCAGAGGAAATGCAGTTTTCAAATACAGACAGTGCACTGTTGGATCACGAGACGAGGAAGCGGTTCGTGTCTCCTTTGGATGCTCGAGTGGAAGAAGCGGATGGGGAGATTGATTACTTCAGAACAGAGCTTCTCTACCAAACAGGACTGTCTCAAGAGCCTAATAATCCTCTGCTTCTCGCTAACTATGCTCAGTTCCTTTACATCGTCTCTAATGACTATGACAG AGCAGAAGAATACTTCAAAAGAGCGGTAGGAGTGGAACCGAAAGACGCAGAGGCCCTGAGCAAATACGCCACGTTCTTATGGAGAGCACGGGACGATCTTTGGGCTGCTGAGGAGACTTTCTTGGAAGCGATCGATGCCGATCCCACCAACTCTTTCTATGCCGCTAATTACGCTAATTTTCTATGGAACACTGGCGGTGATGAGACGTGTTTCCCTCTCGACGAGTCTCAGGAAGACATAATGTAG
- the LOC125575086 gene encoding uncharacterized protein LOC125575086 isoform X2, whose product MGVKVAYTSPFLQWAAHSSSPSKRRHNAPFPSCQRLNRSALFGTHRSKSCELWQPPTPTRTHSIRRVSTASLDPFSDEEFSKKIQELTLRFHDEIEMKANSVDLPLSIRIIKKKRKWEEGVKKSKAFSSMSKAFSSMVFMIRELQSFTLHMREVLFYEDLQGILLRVREEMHASFVWLFQQVFSATPTLMVYVMILLANFTVYSISTNSALAAATAPPQITTVTELTTDSSVVKTFFVSSPNGNTASVGGNNNGGGGNVRPVLNGADGDDGSEQFKTIIPEGVSSTLGSTTTESEETSVSGQDELRLWNSVVEEAEEMQFSNTDSALLDHETRKRFVSPLDARVEEADGEIDYFRTELLYQTGLSQEPNNPLLLANYAQFLYIVSNDYDRAEEYFKRAVGVEPKDAEALSKYATFLWRARDDLWAAEETFLEAIDADPTNSFYAANYANFLWNTGGDETCFPLDESQEDIM is encoded by the exons ATGGGAGTGAAAGTAGCATACACTTCGCCCTTCCTTCAATGGGCGGCTCattcttcatctccttcaaaACGACGTCACAACGCACCGTTTCCATCCTGTCAGAGACTGAACCGCTCAGCTCTCTTCGGAACTCATCGCTCCAAGTCCTGCGAGCTTTGGCAACCACCCACCCCCACAAGGACTCATTCGATTCGCAGAGTCTCTACCGCAAGCCTAGATCCCTTCTCCGACGAAGAGTTCTCCAAAAAGATCCAAGAGCTCACTCTCAGGTTCCACG ACGAGATCGAGATGAAAGCGAACAGCGTCGACCTTCCTCTCTCGATTCGTATAATAAAGAAGAAGCGAAAATGGGAGGAAGGAGTCAAGAAGAGCAAGGCCTTCTCCTCGATGAGCAAAGCCTTCTCCTCGATGGTGTTCATGATCCGAGAGCTCCAGAGCTTCACGCTGCATATGAGAGAGGTTCTCTTCTACGAAGACTTGCAAGGGATCTTGCTTAGAGTTAGAGAAGAGATGCACGCTTCCTTCGTTTGGCTGTTCCAGCAAGTCTTCTCCGCCACGCCTACCTTGATGGTCTACGTGATGATACTCCTCGCAAACTTCACTGTTTATTCTATCAGTACCAACTCTGCTTTAGCCGCAGCCACCGCTCCTCCTCAGATCACCACCGTAACAGAGCTAACAACCGATTCGTCGGTTGTCAAAACGTTCTTTGTATCGTCTCCCAACGGGAACACAGCTTCCGTCGGCGGCAACAACAATGGCGGCGGCGGGAACGTCCGGCCGGTGTTAAACGGAGCAGATGGTGATGATGGATCAGAACAGTTTAAGACAATCATACCCGAAGGAGTCTCGTCAACGCTCGGGTCAACGACAACAGAGTCAGAGGAGACATCAGTGTCGGGACAAGACGAACTCAGGCTGTGGAATTCGGTTGTGGAGGAAGCAGAGGAAATGCAGTTTTCAAATACAGACAGTGCACTGTTGGATCACGAGACGAGGAAGCGGTTCGTGTCTCCTTTGGATGCTCGAGTGGAAGAAGCGGATGGGGAGATTGATTACTTCAGAACAGAGCTTCTCTACCAAACAGGACTGTCTCAAGAGCCTAATAATCCTCTGCTTCTCGCTAACTATGCTCAGTTCCTTTACATCGTCTCTAATGACTATGACAG AGCAGAAGAATACTTCAAAAGAGCGGTAGGAGTGGAACCGAAAGACGCAGAGGCCCTGAGCAAATACGCCACGTTCTTATGGAGAGCACGGGACGATCTTTGGGCTGCTGAGGAGACTTTCTTGGAAGCGATCGATGCCGATCCCACCAACTCTTTCTATGCCGCTAATTACGCTAATTTTCTATGGAACACTGGCGGTGATGAGACGTGTTTCCCTCTCGACGAGTCTCAGGAAGACATAATGTAG
- the LOC106448747 gene encoding major pollen allergen Ole e 10 — protein WEYYIYRFGSVYIYKDIAHTTLIDQYLQHLFEYHIEEIAKMSPFSTLIVILVSSIMIHHLPLASSTQWCVASPTSKEKQLEENLGFACANGVDCRPILEGGACYNPNTPLGHASYVMNAYYATHERTDYACKFFFPNSAMLTTTNPSYGSCVYA, from the coding sequence tgggaatattatatttatagattcggttctgtatatatatataaagacatAGCCCATACTACTCTCATAGATCAATATCTACAACATCTCTTTGAATATCATATTGAAGAGATTGCAAAGATGTCACCGTTTTCGACGCTCATTGTTATCCTCGTATCTTCCATCATGATTCACCACCTTCCATTGGCAAGCTCCACACAATGGTGCGTGGCCTCTCCGACGTCGAAAGAAAAGCAGCTAGAAGAAAATCTCGGGTTTGCATGCGCTAATGGAGTTGATTGCAGACCAATCCTAGAAGGTGGAGCCTGTTACAACCCTAACACTCCATTAGGCCATGCGTCTTACGTGATGAACGCATATTACGCAACCCATGAACGCACCGACTACGCGTGCAAGTTCTTTTTCCCAAACAGTGCCATGTTGACTACTACAAACCCTAGTTATGGTAGTTGTGTCTATGCATAA